A single region of the Sorghum bicolor cultivar BTx623 chromosome 7, Sorghum_bicolor_NCBIv3, whole genome shotgun sequence genome encodes:
- the LOC8055175 gene encoding uncharacterized protein LOC8055175, with amino-acid sequence MFLRQLLLHARCRCSPRMPQLPKLLFLCRELSIHPSKVLAAPPKRQSPYVQVRLLQSSPQSSSDLLGSGFHIDVVDSDLWTPSFGFSSEAERGNEYLDDLHRNDDSEVRDFSDEIDDMRHRKKLFYKLDRQSKEYEENSLPLRRRKNRDKTNAKNPKECKVEPAKSVSSNAPKATKCAIRDDDMVEVKRERMPTFNQMTDPYHHPFCLDIHVTKGSVRACFVHRVTSRVVAVAHSISKDMKFDLGSKKGKGMKACAAVGALLAKRALEDDIHNALYTPRKGDRIEGKIKVVLHAIIENGVDVKVKLKQRKLIKNTLACSTAA; translated from the coding sequence ATGTTCCTGCGGCAGTTGCTTCTCCATGCACGATGCCGATGCTCGCCTCGGATGCCTCAGCTCCCCAAACTCCTCTTTCTTTGCCGTGAACTCTCCATCCACCCTTCCAAAGTCTTGGCCGCACCACCGAAGCGCCAGTCTCCTTATGTTCAAGTCCGGCTGCTCCAAAGCTCACCTCAGTCCAGTTCTGACCTTCTTGGGTCCGGCTTCCACATTGATGTGGTCGACTCCGACCTCTGGACCCCGTCCTTCGGCTTCTCttcggaggccgaaaggggcaaTGAGTACCTGGATGACCTCCACCGGAATGACGACAGTGAAGTGCGAGACTTTAGTGATGAGATCGATGACATGCGGCACCGCAAGAAGTTGTTCTACAAGCTGGACCGGCAATCCAAGGAGTACGAGGAGAACAGCCTGCCCTTGCGCCGAAGAAAGAATAGGGACAAAACCAATGCAAAGAACCCAAAGGAATGCAAGGTGGAGCCTGCCAAGTCTGTTTCTTCCAATGCTCCAAAGGCAACAAAGTGTGCAATTAGAGACGATGACATGGTTGAGGTGAAGCGGGAACGGATGCCAACGTTCAACCAGATGACTGATCCTTACCACCACCCTTTCTGCCTCGATATACATGTTACAAAGGGGTCAGTGCGTGCTTGCTTTGTGCACCGAGTGACGAGCAGGGTGGTTGCAGTTGCACACTCTATATCAAAGGATATGAAGTTTGATCTTGGTTCAAAGAAGGGTAAGGGTATGAAGGCATGTGCGGCAGTTGGTGCATTGCTTGCAAAGCGAGCATTAGAGGATGATATTCACAATGCACTGTATACACCAAGGAAAGGGGATAGGATTGAAGGAAAAATTAAGGTTGTGTTGCATGCAATTATTGAGAATGGAGTTGATGTGAAGGTGAAACTGAAGCAAAGAAAGCTGATAAAG
- the LOC8055176 gene encoding uncharacterized protein LOC8055176, whose amino-acid sequence MGRPRGKSKKLSDESDEDGSGGGEEVSVSPAQPKNKRRRGRPAHKPLTADDGTDDVKTEDDKDTGEVKVEDADDGAKLAVRPAGNDDDGTKQGSTAETGAGKKRRRRRRVKEDPVEEDGEDHVKVKANSSGFRPNGSRRKSTPRRAAEAGVECK is encoded by the coding sequence ATGGGCAGGCCTAGAGGGAAGAGCAAGAAACTGAGCGACGAATCCGACGAagacggcagcggcggcggcgaggaggtgTCCGTGTCCCCCGCACAGCCCAAGAACAAGAGGAGGAGGGGAAGGCCGGCTCACAAGCCTCTCACGGCGGACGACGGCACCGACGACGTCAAAACAGAGGACGACAAGGACACCGGCGAGGTCAAGGTCGAGGACGCAGACGACGGCGCCAAACTCGCTGTGCGCCCAGCAggcaacgacgacgacggcacCAAGCAGGGCTCGACGGCTGAGACAGGAGCTGGCaagaagcggcggcggcggcgccgggtgAAAGAGGACCCGGTGGAAGAGGACGGGGAGGACCACGTGAAGGTGAAGGCCAACTCCAGTGGGTTCCGGCCCAATGGAAGCCGCCGGAAGAGCACTCCCCGGCGAGCCGCCGAGGCTGGAGTGGAATGCAAGTGA